The following proteins come from a genomic window of Montipora foliosa isolate CH-2021 chromosome 2, ASM3666993v2, whole genome shotgun sequence:
- the LOC137993477 gene encoding uncharacterized protein — translation MSKKPEHGKKSPAWKVVKGVGLEILQGKKKEHQHSGELDGKTKYTLLCCLLVRLGSQVLRDVFDRTIQPKDLCSSLRNEPAHSKLQSLRKEGILNPVQWSQLYPIKPSSVSSTGFDPSLLIVLLRTICNLSPPSSGWDLLPHSLDTSCESDIARLKYFVDAVSASAKEASVSDAVFCNYKDQIQNTLVRLGGAEYEDAIHELEKHEMGPLDEEHFKELLKRWKDGDERIKDKLNEWECTMKTSRDAVSGAVDGRSKYTVLCCLLVRLGSQVLRDVFDRIIPPPDLCNSLQHEPVHSQLQSLRKEGILNPVQWSQLYPVKPSSVSSTGFDPSLLIVLLRTICNLSPPSSGWDVLPHSLDASCESDIVRLKYCVNALSAHAGEASVTDAMFCKYREQIQNTLVRLGGAEYEDAISEIEKQEMDPWDEEHFKELLKEWKDGDDRIKDKLNEWECIMKTSGEADRVQPEASCADVVSAAATGSSTHTHHEQGAVDGKTKYTLLCCLLVKLGSQVLRDVFDRTIHPQDLCSALKNEPAHSKLQSLRKEGILNPVQWSQLYSANSSSVSSTGFDPSLLIVLLRTICNLSPPSSGWDVLPHSLDASCESDIVRLKYCVNALSAHAGEVSVSDATFCKYREQIQNTLVRLGGAEYEDAIREIEKQEMDPWDEEHFKELLKQWKDGDDRIKDKLNEWECIMKTSGEADRVQPEASCADVVSAATTVSSTHIHHEQGALDGKTKYTLLCCLLVRLGSQVLRDVFDRMMPPQNLCGDLKREPVYSKLQSLRKKGIFNPVQWSQLYPVKPSSVSSTGFDPSLLIVLLRTICNLSPPSSGWDLLPHSLDTSCESDIVRFKYCVNAISTHAEEASVSDSTFCKYREQIQNTLVRLGGAEYEDAICELEKQEMDPWNEEHFKELLKQWKDGDERIKDKLNEWESIMKTSGEPDLPYSANIIERIRQLYNTREKSVLPVPWCEHFSFHLDDIFTKLKIVGKEKTRGTLTDEITNMTAIFKGHKDCAEPRTVLIEGDPGMGKTTYCQKLAYDWAMKRREWDESFPEIDVLLLLRCRDMEMDIWEAIDDQILPFDIEEDAKKWFFNFIRENQSKVLLVLDGLDEVDSSKFDLYKDLLESRALPNCRIVITSRHETGRTVRRYFDTLWEIIGFTFDDAQIYILKYFKGMEHLANGLLIQLLLDRFEGGELTQLTQNPLSTALLCIIWEDFKGALPPEKTQLYIEIVRCVLLRYEKRIGSSSGSDVDLLEFYKDDLVQLGCMALQSLRKGELYFDENQLKGSSSNLIKFGFLSIQAGGSKRKRSVRFGFLHKSFQEFFAGFYLAYEILGGGRDCKSVVTGVKNKNELKQVFLFMSGILSATSEEMTVSLVKSMAEHASSSDDLDLALSCILECKCHGENLQSKLLQTLGQNLLVKHLTIGVTHVNLFFESLKVNTSLTTLDFVFIKTGDAGAESLSEALKVNTCLTTLNLSVNEVGSVDAEFLSEALKINTCLTTLDLSNNEVGDAGAESLSEALKVNKCLTTLDLCDNEVGSAGAESLSEALKVNTCLTTLNLSENEMGSVGAKFLSEALKVNTCLTTLNLSFNQVGDAGAESLSEALQVNTCLTTLNLSFNQVGDARAESLSEAFKVNTCLTTLDLTYNKVGAAGAESLSEALKVNTCLSTLDLSCNEVGDAGAESLSGALKVNTCLTTLNLIDNEVGSVGAEFLSEALKVNTCLTTLDLRYNKVGAAGAESLSEALKVNTCLTTLNLSCNEVGPAGAESLSEALKVNTCLTTLNLDER, via the exons ATGTCAAAAAAGCCAGAGCATGGTAAGAAGTCACCAGCATGGAAAGTTGTCAAAGGTGTTGGTTTGGAAATATTGCAGGGGAAGAAAAAGGAACATCAACATTCTG GTGAACTTGATGGAAAAACGAAGTACACCTTGCTATGTTGCCTTCTGGTCAGGCTGGGGTCACAAGTGTTGAGGGATGTGTTTGACAGAACAATTCAGCCTAAAGACCTTTGCAGTTCCTTGAGAAATGAGCCAGCGCACTCTAAGCTTCAGTCTCTTCGAAAAGAAGGAATCCTCAATCCAGTGCAGTGGAGTCAGTTGTATCCAATTAAACCCTCTTCAGTATCATCCACAGGCTTTGACCCTTCTCTATTGATTGTACTTCTGAGGACAATCTGTAACCTGAGTCCTCCATCCTCTGGCTGGGATCTACTTCCTCATTCACTTGACACCAGCTGTGAGTCTGACATTGCACGTTTGAAGTATTTTGTGGATGCAGTATCAGCCTCTGCCAAAGAGGCCTCTGTTAGTGATGCAGTGTTCTGTAATTACAAAGATCAGATCCAGAACACACTGGTAAGATTGGGTGGAGCTGAATATGAAGATGCCATTCATGAACTAGAGAAACATGAAATGGGGCCATTGGATGAGGAACATTTCAAAGAACTTCTGAAGCGGTGGAAAGATGGTGACGAGAGAATTAAGGACAAACTAAATGAGTGGGAGTGTACAATGAAGACCTCAAGAGATGCA GTTTCAGGTGCTGTTGATGGAAGATCCAAGTACACAGTTCTATGTTGCCTTCTGGTCAGGCTGGGGTCACAAGTTTTGAGGGATGTGTTTGACAGAATAATTCCTCCTCCAGACCTTTGCAATTCCTTGCAACATGAGCCAGTGCACTCTCAGCTTCAGTCTCTTCGAAAAGAAGGAATCCTCAATCCAGTGCAGTGGAGTCAGTTGTATCCAGTTAAACCCTCTTCAGTATCATCCACAGGCTTTGACCCTTCTCTATTGATTGTGCTTCTGAGGACGATCTGTAACCTGAGTCCTCCATCCTCTGGCTGGGATGTACTTCCTCATTCGCTTGATGCCAGCTGTGAGTCTGACATTGTACGGTTGAAATATTGTGTAAATGCACTATCAGCCCATGCTGGAGAGGCCTCTGTTACTGATGCAATGTTCTGTAAGTATAGAGAGCAGATTCAGAACACACTGGTACGATTGGGTGGAGCTGAATATGAAGATGCCATTAGTGAAATAGAGAAACAAGAAATGGATCCATGGGATGAGGAACATTTCAAAGAACTTCTGAAGGAGTGGAAAGATGGTGACGACAGAATTAAGGACAAACTGAATGAGTGGGAGTGTATAATGAAGACTTCTGGAGAGGCAG ATCGTGTGCAGCCAGAAGCAAGCTGTGCTGATGTTGTTTCAGCAGCAGCTACAGGAAGCAGCACACACACTCATCATGAACAAG GTGCTGTTGATGGAAAAACCAAGTACACGCTGCTATGTTGCCTTCTGGTCAAGCTGGGGTCACAAGTGTTGAGGGATGTGTTTGATAGAACAATTCATCCTCAAGACCTTTGCAGTGCCTTGAAAAATGAGCCAGCGCACTCTAAGCTTCAGTCTCTTCGAAAAGAAGGAATCCTCAATCCTGTGCAGTGGAGTCAATTGTATTCAGCAAACTCCTCTTCAGTATCATCCACAGGCTTTGACCCTTCTCTATTGATTGTGCTTCTGAGAACAATCTGTAACCTGAGTCCTCCATCCTCTGGCTGGGATGTACTTCCTCATTCGCTTGATGCCAGCTGTGAGTCTGACATTGTACGGTTGAAGTATTGTGTGAATGCACTATCAGCCCATGCTGGAGAGGTCTCTGTTAGTGATGCAACGTTCTGTAAGTATAGAGAGCAGATTCAGAACACACTGGTACGATTGGGTGGAGCTGAATATGAAGATGCCATTCGTGAAATAGAGAAACAAGAAATGGATCCATGGGATGAGGAACATTTCAAAGAACTTCTGAAGCAGTGGAAAGATGGTGACGACAGAATTAAGGACAAACTGAATGAGTGGGAGTGTATAATGAAGACTTCTGGAGAGGCAG ATCGTGTGCAGCCAGAAGCAAGCTGTGCTGATGTTGTTTCAGCAGCAACTACAGTAAGCAGCACACACATTCATCATGAACAAG GTGCTCTTGATGGAAAAACCAAGTACACACTGCTGTGTTGCCTTCTGGTCAGGCTAGGCTCACAAGTGTTGAGGGATGTGTTTGACAGAATGATGCCTCCACAAAATCTTTGCGGTGACTTGAAACGTGAGCCAGTCTACTCTAAGCTCCAATCTCTTCGAAAAAAAGGAATCTTCAATCCAGTGCAGTGGAGTCAATTGTATCCAGTTAAACCCTCTTCAGTATCATCCACAGGCTTTGACCCTTCTCTCTTAATTGTGCTGCTGAGAACAATCTGTAACCTGAGTCCTCCATCCTCTGGCTGGGATCTACTTCCTCATTCACTTGACACTAGCTGTGAGTCTGACATTGTACGTTTTAAGTATTGTGTGAATGCAATATCAACCCATGCTGAAGAGGCCTCTGTTAGCGATTCAACGTTCTGTAAGTATAGAGAGCAGATTCAGAACACACTGGTACGATTGGGTGGAGCTGAATATGAAGATGCCATTTGTGAACTGGAGAAACAAGAAATGGATCCATGGAATGAGGAACATTTCAAAGAACTTCTGAAGCAGTGGAAAGATGGTGACGAGAGAATTAAGGACAAACTGAATGAGTGGGAGAGTATAATGAAGACTTCTGGAGAGCCAG ATTTACCATATTCTGCCAATATTATAGAAAGGATCCGTCAGCTCTATAATACTCGCGAAAAATCTGTTCTGCCTGTTCCATGGTGTGAACACTTCAGCTTTCATCTAGATGATATTTTTACCAAGTTAAAGATTGTGGGTAAAGAAAAGACAAGGGGAACATTGACTGATGAAATCACCAACATGACAGCTATCTTTAAAGGACACAAAGATTGTGCAGAGCCACGGACTGTTTTAATTGAAGGAGACCCAGGCATGGGAAAGACGACCTATTGTCAAAAACTGGCATATGATTGGGCAATGAAACGAAGAGAATGGGACGAGTCTTTCCCTGAGATTGACGTTCTGTTGCTGTTGAGGTGTCGTGATATGGAAATGGATATTTGGGAGGCCATTGATGaccaaattcttccttttgatATTGAGGAAGACGcgaagaaatggttcttcaatTTCATTCGAGAAAATCAGTCCAAAGTTCTGTTAGTCCTTGATGGACTTGATGAAGTGGATTCCAGTAAATTTGACTTGTACAAGGACCTGCTGGAAAGTAGAGCCCTACCCAATTGCCGCATTGTTATCACATCACGCCACGAAACTGGAAGGACAGTGAGGCGGTACTTTGACACCCTGTGGGAGATTATTGGATTTACTTTTGACGATGCGCAGATATACATCCTTAAGTACTTTAAAGGCATGGAACACTTGGCAAATGGACTACTAATACAGCTTTTACTTGATAGGTTTGAAGGAGGAGAGTTAACACAGTTAACACAGAATCCTCTAAGCACAGCTTTACTTTGCATCATTTGGGAAGATTTTAAGGGTGCACTTCCACCGGAAAAGACACAGCTGTACATAGAAATAGTTCGATGTGTTTTGTTAAGATATGAAAAGAGAATTGGATCATCGAGTGGCAGTGATGTGGACCTTCTGGAATTTTACAAGGATGACCTGGTGCAGTTGGGATGCATGGCGTTGCAGTCTTTACGTAAAGGAGAGTTATATTTCGACGAGAATCAATTGAAAGGCAGTTCTAGTAATTTGATCAAGTTTGGGTTTCTGTCGATTCAGGCCGGTGGGAGCAAGAGGAAACGTTCCGTGCGCTTTGGCTTTCTGCACAAGAGCTTTCAAGAGTTCTTTGCTGGCTTTTATCTTGCTTATGAGATCCTTGGTGGAGGCAGAGATTGTAAATCAGTAGTGACTGGTGTAAAGAACAAGAATGAACTGAAACAAGTGTTTTTATTCATGAGTGGTATTTTGTCTGCAACATCTGAAGAGATGACAGTGTCGTTGGTAAAAAGCATGGCAGAGCATGCAAGTTCGTCCGATGATTTAGATTTAGCACTTTCTTGTATATTGGAATGCAAATGTCATGGAGAAAACCTTCAGTCTAAGTTACTTCAGACCTTGGGACAAAACCTTCTTGTTAAACATCTTACTATTGGAGTGACTCATGTGAATCTTTTCTTTGAATCTCTCAAGGTCAACACATCCTTGACGACTTTGGATTTCGTCTTCATCAAAACTGGtgacgctggcgctgaatccctttctgaggctctcaaagtcaacacatgcttgactactttaaATTTGAGCGTCAACGAAGTTGGTTCCGTTGACGCTGAattcctttctgaggctctcaaaatcaacacatgcttgactactttggatttgagcaACAACGAAGTTGGtgacgctggcgctgaatccctttctgaggctctcaaagtcaacaaatgcttgactactttggatttgtgcGACAACGAAGTTGGTTCCGCTGGCGCTGAGTctctttctgaggctctcaaagtcaacacatgcttgactactttaaATTTGAGCGAGAACGAAATGGGTTCCGTTGGCGCTAAattcctttctgaggctctcaaagtcaacacatgcttgactactttgaatttgaGCTTCAACCAAGTTGGtgacgctggcgctgaatccctctCTGAGGCTCTccaagtcaacacatgcttgactactttgaatttgaGCTTCAACCAAGTTGGTGACGCtcgcgctgaatccctttctgaggctttcaaagtcaacacatgcttgactactttggatttgacatacaaCAAAGTtggtgccgctggcgctgaatccctttctgaggctctcaaagtcaacacatgcttgagtACTTTGGATTTGAGCTGCAACGAAGTTGGtgacgctggcgctgaatccctttctggggctctcaaagtcaacacatgcttgactactttaaATTTGATCGACAACGAAGTTGGTTCCGTTGGCGCTGAattcctttctgaggctctcaaagtcaacacatgcttgactactttggatttgagatACAACAAAGTtggtgccgctggcgctgaatccctttctgaggctctcaaagtcaacacatgcttgactactttaaATTTGAGCTGCAACGAAGTTGGtcccgctggcgctgaatccctttctgaggctctcaaagtcaacacatgcttgactactttgaatttgGATGAGCGCTAA